TCTTCGTTGAACTTAAACATAACCTTCCCTCCTTATTTCAGATCGCCCGGCGTGATCACCTTGTCGATGAGCCCGTAAGCGAGTGCTTCTTCCGCGCTCATGAAGAAATCCCGATCCGTGTCGCGCTCGATTTTCTCGTACGGCTGGCCCGTATGCGTCACGTAAATTTGGTTCAGCTTCTGCTTCGTCTTGATGATCCAGTCCGCATGGATTTTGATGTCCGTCGCCTGGCCTCTGACGCCGCCGAGCGGCTGATGGATCATGACCTCGCTGTTCGGCAGCGCGTACCGCTTGCCTTTCGCGCCGGCCGTGAGCAGGATGGAGCCCATGCTCGCCGCCATGCCGACGCAAATCGTCGACACGTCGGGCTTAATATATTGCATCGTATCGTAGATGCCCATCCCGGCCGTGACCGAACCGCCGGGAGAATTTATATAGAGGTGAATGTCCTTCTCCGGGTCTTCCGCCGCAAGGAAAAGCAATTGCGCGATGACGAGATTGGCCACATCGTCATCGATGCCGCTTCCGAGGAAGATAATGCGGTCTTTCAACAATCGCGAGTAAATATCGTACGAACGCTCGCCGCGGTTTGTTTGTTCCACCACAATCGGGACTAGATTCATGCGCTACCAACCTCGTTTCATAGCAGATAGGGTTATCATTATTTTAACACTTTCCGGTGGCGGTGTCATTTTTGGGACTCTTTCCCGGCCGAGGGGTAAAAAAGGGCACGCCTCAGAAAATTTGAACGTGCCCTCTTTGGAATATGCTCCTCGATTGTCCGGGAATTACTTCACCTTGCTGTGTTCCACCAGGAAGTCTACCGCCCGTTTCATGGACAGCTCGCTCTGGATGTCTTCTAGTCGTCCGTTCGCCGTCAGGATGCTGCGGATTTCTTCGACCGGACGCTGGTACGTGTCCGCCATCGTTTGGAGTTCCTTCTCCAGATCTTCGTCCGACGCTTCGAGCCCTTCGGCCTTCGCGATCGCCTCGAGCACGAGGTTGTTGCGCACGCGCTTCTCGGCGTCCGGCTGCATTTGCTCTTTCAGCGCGGATTCGCTCTGGTTCGTGAATTGGAAATACATTTGAAGCGTCATGCCTTGCGCCCGGAGACGGGATTCGAACTCTTTTACCATATTATTCAGTTCCGTCTCGACCATGACTGCCGGAACGTCTACCGTGGCGTTCGCGGACGCTTGATCGATGACGGATTGCTCTTGATGGATGCGGAATTCGCGCTCTTTGCGCGCTTTCAGCTTGCTTTCAAGATCTTTCTTGAACTCTTCGAGCGTTTCGAATTCGGAAACGTCCTTCGCGAATTCGTCGTCGAGCTCAGGCAAGTTTTTGCGCTTCAGCTCTTGGAGTTTCACCTTGAACGTCGCCGCTTTGCCTTTCAGGTTTTCGGCATGGTAGTCCTCGGGGAACGTCACTTCGACGTCCTTCTCCTCGCCCTTCTTCATGCCTACGACGCCTTCTTCGAAGCCCGGGATGAAGCTGTTCGAGCCGAGCTCGAGCGAATGCTTCTCGCCTTTGCCGCCTTCGAACGCCTCGCCGTCGACGAAGCCTTCGAAATCGATGACCGCGATGTCGCCCATTTGCGCTTCGCCGTCTTCGACCGGCACGATTTCCGCGTGGCGCTGCTGCAGACGCTTCAGCTCCTCGCCGATCTCTTCGTCCGTCACTTCCGTGCTCTTGCCTTCGACTTCAAGGCCTTTGTATTCGCCGAGCGTCACTTCCGGCTTCACTTGCACCTTCGCCGTCAGCTTCATCGGCTGGTTCTTCGCGAAGCTCTCGATGTCCACTTCCGGACGATCGATCGGTTCGATGCCCGTTTCTTGGAGTGCGTATGTATACGCTTCCGGCAAGAGAATATCAATCGCTTCTTGATACAGGCTTTCGACGCCGAACTTCGCTTCGAAAATTTGGCGCGGCACTTTGCCCTTGCGGAAGCCTGGAACATTGACCTTGCTCGATACTTTCTTGAACGCTTTATCCAGGGCTTCGTTCACGTGCTCCGCTTCGACCTCGATCGTAAGCACCCCAACGTTGCTCTCTAGCTTTTCCCAACTCGCCTTCATATTATGCATCCTCCAAACTTTCGGTCCGAAAATATAACCATGCCATTATAACACATAACCTGTCCATTTCAAACGTGGACGCCCGAGATGTCGCGAAAGAACTTCGCGATGGCCTCGTACGCTTTCTCCCAATCGGGAAGCAGCGGTTCCGTGATGCCGTATCGGTCCTGCAGCTCCTCGGCGGGCGCGTCGCCGTACATCGCCCGGGTGACCGCCGCGTGGAGCGCGGACGCCCACACGTCTTGGCCGGCTTCGTCGGCGCGCAGCAGCTCGCGGTAGAGCGCCGTGCCGTACCAATACGGCAAGAACTCCTCCCACGTGCGCTTCGCGAACTCCGCGACCGTCGGGTCCTCGTCCTCCGCCGCCGCCCGCACGCGTTCGGCGATTTGCGGCAGCGGCTCCGGGAACCGGTCCGCCGACGGCGGCGTCCGCTCCACGTCGACCGTGACGATTTCGCCGAGCTTGCCGAACGTCGCCTCGCCCTCGACGCCGAGCTTCGCCAGCGTCTGCAGCAGCTTGAACCCGACGAACGGGTGCAGCTGCGGGTCCGCCAGCTTTTGCTTCAGCGCCTCCGCGACGCCGTCGTCCGTCACGTACGCGAGCTGCTCGAGAGCGAGCAGCTGAGAGTCGACCGATGCGCGATTCAGCGACTCGAGCAACCGTTTCGTATATAGTTTATCCTTCGACGACCTCGCGGAAACATGAGCGCGAAGCAGCTCTTCTTCCCCGGCGGGACCTTCGTCCTCGCCCTCGTCCGCGCCGCGGGCGGCGTCTGGGAACTCGGTCCGCAGCCACTGGAGCAGCGTGCTCCATTCCGCGTTGGCTCGGCCGTCGTCGGGCCGGCAGTCGACCAGAAATTCGAGCATGCGGATCGCTTCGCCGTATGCTTCCTTTTCCAGCAGTTTCGTCAATTCGAACTGATAATAATCAATGGTTTTCGGGAAAAGAATCAATTCCCCCCGCGTCCTGCCGCTCATCGAAACCCCCGATTGAAAAAGGTTCTTCCCATTGTAGCAGTTTTTATCGGGAATGCAAACAGCGCTGCCATCGCCGCCAACGGCATTGCAGGGCGAACTTACCGGTTGCGCGATATCCAAAAACCGTGTTATAATTCGATTCTGATGTCCCAGTAGCTCAGTCGGATAGAGCATACGCCTTCTAAGCGTACGGTCGGGGGTTCGAATCCCTCCTGGGACGCCATTTTTATACATAATATGTATCGCACTCCCAGCCTTCGGACGCCATATCGGCGAAACCGGAGGCTTTTTTGATGCGCCCCTTGGTGCGTCGGTTATTCGTTTCCGGCGTTTCCTTTGTTTTAACCGGATACGTTCGGGCGTTCGAACTCAAGCTAAGGAAGTCGTCATCCCCTACAACCACACTTCGAGGAGTGGATCGCATGTCCAAGGCAACGTCCAAACAAGCGGGTTCGAGCTCCGCGCAGAGCGGCTCCGGCATCCAGAAAGCCGCGCAGAACGCTGGCAAGGAAGTGGCCGCCGCCGTCGTCGACGCTTCCATGAAGGTGGAGAGCGCGATGGCGCAGCAAGTGAAAAAAGGCGCCCAAGCGGTACAGCAGATGGCGGATCAAGCGTCGCAGCAAGCGCAGCAGCAGCTGCAGCAGTCGATGTCGAAATCGTCGCAGAGCAGCCAATCGGCTCAAAGCTCGCAAGCTTCGCAGCCGTCCCAAATGTCTTCGCAGATGTCGCAGCCTGCGCAGCCATCGACGACGACCCAGCCGATGCAGGACGGCGCGTCCCAGCCGATGACGCCGGATCAAACGCAGACGATGGTCGAGCAGATCACGCAGCAGGCGCAGCAAGTCGTCATGGAAGCCCAACAGCTTGCGCAGCAGGCGATTCAGCATGCGCAAAGCGCCGTGCAAAAAGCGACGCAAGCGCAGCAAATTCAGACGGAAGCGCAAAAAATCCAGGGCTTGAGCGCCCAGCAGCTGCAGGAAGCGAAGCTTCAACAGGAAATGCTGGCGCAGCAGCTGCAAGCCGTGCAGCAAAAGGCGAGCCAAGCGCAGCAGCTCGCGCAGAAGGCTAGCCAAGCGCAGCAGCTCAGCGTTTCGCAGCTGCAAGCGGCGCAGCAAGAGCTCCAGCAAGTCGAGCAAACGCTGCACTAATCAGGCGTTACCGATCGGGCGTCCCGGATGGGGCGCCTTTTCGCGTTGCCGTTAAGGCGCGCCGCGGCGAAACGGCGCGAAAACGGGGCAACCTAGGACGAGAACCACTTTCGAGATGCGGAGGGATGAAATATGGCGCTATGGCTTATTTACGCGCTGTTGTCCGCCTTGACGGCGGCGCTTGTGGCGGTGCTGGGGAAAATCGGGCTGGAGGACGTCGATTCGACTGCGGCGACGGCCGTCCGCGCGGCGATCATGGCGATTTTCCTGATCGGCTTCGCGGCGTTCCAAGGGAAGCTGTCGCTCGCCGTCGGCATCGTCGGCCAGCGCCGGGCGCTGGCGTTCATCGCCTTGAGCGGAGCCGCGGGCGCGGCGTCGTGGCTGTTTTATTTTCTGGCGCTGAAATACGGCAGCGTGTCGCAGGTCGCCCCGATCGACAAATTGAGCGTCGTCGCCGCCGTCGTGCTCGCCGCCGCGTTCTTGGGCGAAAAAATATCGTGGACGACCGGCGCCGGCGTCGCGCTGATCGCGGCCGGCGCCGTCCTTGTCGCCCTCAAATGAATCAGTCCGCTTCGGTCAAATGCCGATGCACCCAATCGACGGGCACGGCGAGGCCGATGCGATGCTTCTTGCCGTCGCGCTCCAGCGTGCTGGTAGCGAAGACGACGCCGATCACTTGCCCGTCCTTCGTCAGCACCGGGCTGCCGCTGTTCCCTTTGTAAATCGGGGCCTCGATCGCCATCAGCGGCGGGCTTCGCTCCGACAGCAGCCCCCAAGTGACGCCCTCGTTCGCGATGCCGTTGAAAAACAGCGGGTTGCCGATCACGTACACCGGCACGTCCTCGGCGCCGTCGTACGCCTCCGCCAGCGTCAGCGACGGCAAGCCGTCCGCGTCGATGTCGACGACGGCGAGATCGACATCGTCGTCGACCGATCGAATCGTCCCCCGGAACACGCGCCCGTCCGCGAAATGCACGCTCGGCGCGCCGCCGTCGACGACGTGCCGGTTCGTGACGATGAGCCCGTCCTCCGAAACGACGAAGCCCGTCCCCTTCGAGGCGCCCGAACGGATCACGACGACCGATTGCTTGTACTCCTGCACGACCTCCGACTGCGACAGCCTGGCGGACGTCGCGAGGAACCGGACCGCCGCCAGCGAGAACATTTGGGGCAGCACCGCCAGCACCTGCGCGCACAGCATGAGCGCGAGGACGCCGGCCATGATTTTGCGAAACCGCGACGAGCGGAAAAACGGCGGCGGCGGTTCGCCTTCCTCGTCCGCCGCTTTGAACAGCTCGGCCAGCTCCTCGTCCGTGAACTCTCTCCCGTGCTCGCGATCCTCGTACTCGGTCAGCGCCGGCGCCGAAGCGCGCCGCTCGCTCTCTCCGGCGCCCTCCGTCGAATCCGGCTGCTGCTCCGGCCGTTCCGCCTGCCGCCGCTCCGACTCATTCGACCGATTCCGCGCCTCGCCGTCCCGGTCCTGCGCCGAATGCTTCTTGTCGCCGTCGACCAACGTCAAATGATTTTTCGCTTTGCCGCCGCTGACCAGCGTCAAATGCCTTCTTTTCTCGCCGCCCCCGTCGTGCCGTTCCGTCATGCCGCAGCCCCCTCGCTCGCGTTCGCTTCGCTGTTTCTTTCTCTCATTATAACACGCAGCGGCCGTTCTCCGGTTTCGCCCGGACGCGCAAAAGCCCGGAGACGAGCCCCCGGGCTTTGCATTCAGCATTCAGCTCAACTTTTACCGTAATAGAAGGCGTCCTCGATTTGCTCCCGCAGATCCCCGAACCGCAGCACTTGCTCCTCGAACGAACGGCGGGTCGTCTCGCCGTCGGAGCTGCCGCCGAACAGTCTGTCGGTCGCGTCGACGTAAGCCTCATGCAAATTGTTCTCGTACCAGTCCAACAGCCGATCCTCCCGCCTCTCCGACACGTTCGCGAGCGCGAGGCGGCCGTCCGCCTCCCGTCGGAACGTAGCGATCAAGGGATGGTCGAAGCCGTCGGCCGCGACCTCCACCTCGGCGAACGTTTCGTCCCCGCTGTAGCCGAGCCGGACGAACGACGCGTTCCTTATCGTAATCATCCCTCTGCCCCTTCCGTATAGGCTTATCCTCCTATAGAATCCCGCAGGGACTTGCATCTTATCCCGTCTCCGCGCATACCTATAATCCATACTCCGCAAGGAACATCGAGTGTGTCATGCCCTATGGGTTCTTCGCGTACATCCGTAAGATAAGCGCAAACGAACCGTCCCGAGAGAAGGCCCGGCAGGGCTTTTTCGCGTCGATGGGAACCGTCGGCAGGCATTACCGGACACCAAGATGGAAAGGGATGAAACCTATGTGTGGAATCACCGGATGGGTCGACTGGAATAAAACGTTGACGAACTATTCGGCGGCGCTCGAAAACATGACGGAAACGATGGGCGCCCGCGGCCCGGACGCTTCCGGCACGTGGCTTTCGGGGCATTGCGCGCTCGGCCACCGGCGGCTAAGCATTATCGATCCGGCCAACGGGGCGCAGCCGATGTACCGCAAGTACGGCGGACATACGTTCACGATCGTATATAACGGCGAGCTGTACAATACGATGGAACTGCGCAGGGAGCTGGAAGCGAGAGGGCATACGTTCCGCACGAACTGCGACACGGAAGTGCTGCTCGTCTCCTACATCGAATGGGGACGCGCGGCCGTCGACCGGCTGAACGGCATTTTCGCCTTCGCGGTGTGGAGCGAACGCGATCAAAGCTTGTTCCTCTGCCGCGACCGCGTCGGCGTCAAGCCGCTGTTCTACGCTCACGCGAACGGCTCGTTCTTGTTCGGCTCGGAGCCGAAAGCCATATTGGCGAACCCGGCCTTCCAACCGGAGATCGGACCGGAAGGGCTCGCCGAAATTTTCGCGGTCGGTCCCGCGCGGACGCCCGGACACGGCGTGTTCCGGGATATGCACGAGCTCAAACCCGGCCATTTCCTCGTCTACGACCGCAACGGCCTGCGCACGCAGTGTTATTGGAAAGTGGAAGCCCGCGAGCACGAAGACGATCTCGAAACGACGGCGAGCAAAGTCGGCGAGCTGCTGAAAGACACGGTCGAGCGCCAGCTCGTGTCCGACGTTCCGGTCTGCACCCTGCTCTCCGGAGGCCTCGACTCCAGCGCGCTGACGTCCTTCGCCGCGGAATACTACAATAAGAACGCGCTCGGCCGCATTCATACGTACTCGATCGACTACGTCGACAACGACAAGCATTTTAAATCGACGGCGTTCACGCCGAATCCGGACCGCCCATGGATCGAAAAAATGCGGGATTACCTCGGCACGGAGCATCATTTCATCGAATTCGATACGCCGGAGCTCGTCAAGACGCTCGAAGACGTCGTCTACGCGCGCGATTTGCCCGGCATGGCCGACGTCGACGCCTCGCTGCTGCTGTTTTGCCGAGAAATCAAAAAAGGCGCCACCGTCGCCATTTCCGGCGAGGCGGCGGACGAAATTTTCGGGGGGTATCCGTGGTTCCACCGCGAGGACGCCCTGAACGCGAACACGTTCCCGTGGTCCCGCTTTACGCATGTTCGGGCGGAACTGCTGAAGCCGGAGCTCGTCGAATGGATCCGGCCGATCGAATACGTCGAGGATCGGTATGCGGAAGCGCTCGCGGAGGTGCCGCGTCTGCCGCACGAGAAGGAAGGCCGGCTCGGCCGCATGCGCGAGATGTCGTACCTCAACATCACGCGGTTCATGCCGACGCTGCTCGACCGCAAAGACCGCATGAGCATGGCGGCGGGGCTCGAGGTGCGCGTGCCGTTCTGCGACCACCGGTTGATCGAGTATGTGTTCAACATTCCGTGGGAGATGAAGATGACGGGCGGACGCGAAAAAGGCATCCTTCGCAAAGCGCTCGAAGGCTATCTCCCGGACGAAGTGCTGTACCGGAAAAAAAGCCCGTACCCGAAGACGCACAACCCGAATTACATGAAGGCGGTGCGCGAGTGGGTCGAATCGATTTTGGACGATGCCTCCTCGCCGATCCTGCGCTTCGTGGACGCGAACAAAATTCGGCAAATGGCTAAAGGCGAGACCGACCAGTTCGACATCCCCTGGTTCGGTCAGCTCATGACCGGGCCGCAAATGTTCGCGTACCTCGCGCAAGTAAACACGTGGTTGAAGCGGTACAACGTTACCGTAAAATAAGTTCCTTTATTTGTCGGCGGCCGATTACAATCGGCCGCCGAATTCGTGTTTCAGCTTCTCGGCGAGCTCCAGCAGCGCTTTCCCGCGGTGGCTGACCCGATGCTTCTCCTCCGGCGCCGCTTCGCCGAACGTTTTCCCAAGGCCGGGCACGTAGAACAGCGGATCGTACCCGAAGCCGCCGGTTCCGCGCGGCTCCGGCACGATCGCGCCTTCGACGGCGCCCTCCGCTGGAATCGTGCGGCCTTGCTCCGGGATGTACAGCGCGAGCGCGCAGACGAACCGCGCCGGGCTGAGCGCCGCGACGCCGTCCGCCGTCGTATGCTCCGCCCCGATGGCGGCAAGTTCGCGGAGCAGCTTCTCGTTGTTGCGCGCGTCGTCGGACGGCTCGCCGGCGTAGCGGGCCGAGTACACGCCCGGCGCCCCGTCCAGCTCGTCTACGCATAAGCCCGAGTCGTCCGCGAGCGCGGGACGGCCGAGCGCCTCCGCCGCGGCGCGCGCCTTCTTCTCGGCGTTCGCCGCGAACGTCTCGCCGTCTTCGACGACGTCGGGCGCGGCCCCCTCCGGCAAATCGAGCAGCGACAGCACCTCGATGCCGAGCGGCGACAGCATGTCGCGGAACTCGGCGGCTTTCCCCTTGTTCCGCGTCGCGATGACGATCGACTTAAGCATGAGCCGCGCTCGCCTCCCGAATGCGCTCCGACGCCGCCTCGCCGAGCGCCTCGCTCTGCAGCGCCTGCATCCGGCGGATGCCCTGCTCCGCGACGTCGAGCATGCCGTTCAGCTCCGCTCGCGTGAACGGCGCCTCCTCGCCCGTGCCCTGCACCTCGACGAGCTTGCCGTCCCCCGTCATGACGACGTTCATATCGACGATCGCCTTGCTGTCTTCCTCGTAGTTAAGGTCGAGCAGCACGTTGCCGTTAACGACGCCGACGCTGAGCGACGCCAGGAAGTCCCGCAGCGGGTATTTCCGAGCGTCCGGCAGCATGCCCGCCGCGCGCAGCTTCTCGATCGCGAGGCCGAGCGCCACGAACGAGCCGGTGATCGACGTCGTCCGCGTTCCGCCGTCCGCTTGGATCACGTCGCAATCGAGCGTGATCGTCCGTTCGCCGAGCGCATGCAGATCGACGACCGATCGGAGCGCGCGGCCGATGAGCCGCTGGATTTCCATCGTTCGGCCGGACAGCTTCCCTTTCGCCGACTCGCGCTGATTGCGCACCTGCGTCGCGCGAGGCAGCATCGAATACTCGGCCGTCACCCAGCCGCGGCCCTGCCCCTTCATGAAGGGCGGCACCCGCTCGTCGATCGTCGCCGTGCAAATGACTTTCGTGGCGCCGACCTCGATCAGCACCGAGCCTTCCGCATATTTATTGACGCCCGTCGTAATCGTCGTCGGGCGAAACTCATCCCATTGTCTTCCGTCGTTCCGCATGTAAGTTCGCGCTCCCCTTTCTCCCGATCCGGAAACCATAATTGTTACGCTGCTTAGTTTCCATCGGAGCGAACGGCGTCATCCGTTCGCGTCGTACCTCATCTTACCAGAAGATCATGGAAAAATCACATTCCGCCCCGCCGCACGGTTTCCGGCATCGGGGAGCGCTCCGGATCAGCGCGCCAGGGACGGCAAAGCCGCGCGGCGCATCCCGCGCCGCGCGGCTCATCCCGTTCATGACCCGGTTTACATTTCCAGCGGGTTCAGCGCTTTCGGCCGGCTGACCGGCGCCGAGCCGTAGTCTTTGTCGTCCGTGCCGAGCACCTGCGCCGCGCCTTCCATCGTAATTTGCACGTCCTTCGCCGGCGTCGTGTCCGTCAGCGACAGGACGATCGCCTGCAGCCCTTCCGCCGGCAGCTTCTCGCCGGAGCCGGCGAGCGCCGCGTCGAGATCGACCGTGATCCGGTCGCCCGTCGAATCGACGACCGTCTCCGGCTCCTCCGCCGTCGGCAGGAACACCGCGTCCAGCTTGCTCGTCTCGAGCGGGCCTTTCACGAGCTCGGCCACCGTCGCGCCCGGAACGTCGTCCGTCCACTCGATAAGGCGCGTCACCGGCACGTAGTACGTGAAGCTGTCCGCCGTTTGGTTAAGGAAATACAGCGTCACCGGCGTCGCCCGCGTATAATCGACGCCGGACGCGCGCTCCACGTTGATGCCGAACTTGCGCGACAGCGGCGCGTCGAGCGGCGTCTTCGCCACCGGCATTTCCTTGAGCGCCTTCCCTTCGATCCACAGCTGCACGTGTTCGACGGACGGGTAGCTCGTCATCGCCCACGTGACCGCCTCGAGAATTTGCCGCTCGTCGGCTTCGTCGTACGTCGCGAACGCTTCGTTGAAGTCGATCGTCGCCGTCTTCGTCGTCGTATCGATATCGAGCGAAATGACCTCGGTTCCCTCCGGCAGCACCGCCGAGAACCCTTCCGGCAGCAAATCTTCGCCCGGGCCGCCCTTCACCATATATTGCAAGGTCCGCTTCGCGACGTCCGGCGTGTCGTACGGCAGCTTGACACTGAGCGGCGCGATGTAGCCGTCCCCGTCACGCACGTACAGCGTCGCGTTGAACGACGTCGACGCTTCCGCCGATGCCGCGACCGCCTCCCCTCCCGCCTCGCCGGTCAAGTCCTGCGGCGGATCGATCGGCGTCGATCCGGTGGACGAGGAAAGCGAGCAGCCCGATAATATACCGACGGAAGCAATGATGCTGATCCAGCCAACTTTTTTATTTCGATTCATGGTCCATGAGCCTCCCCAATGAGTTTGTACTATGTATACGAGCCTCCCGGGGTTTTATAACCACTTTTTGTCCACCTCCCGCGAAAAAGACTTGCCGCCTCGCGACGCGGGCATACTAAAACTCGTCATTTTGATCAGAAAAGGGGTTCGTGCGGATGAAATACAGCTTGGATAGCGCGAAGGTAGCCGCCGCGACGAAGGAATGGCTCGAAAAGCGGAACGTGCGGACGGAGGAAATCGCGGAGCTTGTCTTGTTTTTGCAAGGGGAGTATATCCCGGGGCTGACGCTGGACGACTGCAAGGAAAGCGTGGAGCGCGTGCTGGAGAAGCGCGAGGTGCAAAACGCGGTGCTGACGGGGATTCAGCTCGACATGCTGTGCGAGCGCGGACAACTGTTCGAACCGCTGCAGGACATGGTCAAATACGATGAGGGCTTGTACGGAGTAGACGAAATCGTGGCGCTGTCGATCGTGAACATCTACGGCTCGATCGGGCTGACGAATTTCGGCTATATCGACAAATTAAAGCCGGGCGTGCTGAAGCGGCTCAACGACAAAAACGACGGCTTCATCCACACGTTCCTGGACGATATCGTCGGCGCGATCGCCGCCGCGGCGTCGAGCCGCATCGCGCATACGCGCACGGCGGTGCTGCCCGTGCCGGAAGAGCCGGAGCCGGCGCGATAACCACGCGCCGACCCGCGCGTCTACCTCCCGCCCGCTGCCGCGTAGCGGACGGCTGGTTCCTCTTCGACGACGACGATGCGCCCGCGCCGCTCCAAATACGCGAGATGCGCCAGCGTCTCCGCCAGCGCGAACCGAAGCTGATGCACGGACAGCTTCTCGCCGAACAGAGTCCGGCACAGCGCGTACCCCGTCATCGGCTCCGCGAGCAGCGACTCCATCCGGGCGAGCCGCTCGTCGTGGTGCGAGCGGATGGCGCGGACGCGCGCTTCGTAATGCCCGAACGGCTCGCGATGGCCCGGGAACGCCTGAACGACCGGCAGCTCCGCCGCTTCCTCGAGCGACGCCATGTACGTCCCGAGCGGATCGGCATCGCCGAACGGCAGCAGCGACACGTTCGGCGTAATGCCCGGCAGCACGTGGTCGCCGCAAAACAGCCGTCCGGTCGCTTCGTCCCATAAGCTGAGATGTCCCGCCGCGTGGCCGGGCGTATGCAGCGCGGCGTAGCTCCGGTCGCCGAGCGCGACGGCGTCGCCGTATCGAACCGTCTCCGTGCGCGCCGGCGCCGGAGACACCATCGGCACGAAGCCGGCCAAATGCCCGCGCATCGCCTCCCGCCCCTCGGCGGGGTAGCCGTGCCGCTCGAACAGCGCCAGCGTCTCCGCCGCCGTGCGCTCCGCGCTCGCGGGTCCCCACAGCGTATCCGCCTGCTCTCTGGCGACGGCCGACAGCCGCACCGGCGCGCCGGTAAGCTCCTGCATCCATCCCGCAAGGCCGTAGTGGTCGGGATGATGATGCGTCAGCACGATCGAACGGACATCCTCCCATCGGAAGCCGACCGCGTTCGCCGCCTCCCGCCAAACCGTTTCCGCCTCCGGCGTGCGCAGTCCCGGATCGACGATGTCGACGACGCCGCGCTCCCCTTTCACGACATACGCATTCACCCACAACAACGGAAACGGCAGCGGCACCTTCACCTGCCATATGCCGTCCCCGCGGTCGATGTATCTCTCCATTAGACGTCTTCTCCTTTGCATCCGACGAGGATGAGCCGCTTCGAGCGCGCTTCCTCGTAATCGGATCCGTCATAATCGCCGAACGCGCGCAGGAGCGTCAGGCCAGCGCCCTTCAGCATCCGCACGAAATCGGACAGCTCGTACAATTTGACGCGCTCCTCGTACGTTCTTGCAGAGGCGCCGCGTTCGCTCACGCGAATCGTCTTGACGACGCAGCCGGCTTGGATCGTTCGCGTTTCTTCAATATAAAGAGGTCCGTCCCTCTTCGTCGATCTCGGCACCAGATGTTCCTTCGTATACGATGGATTTAAGAAGTCGATGACGAACCGTCCGCCGGGACGAAGCAAGCGATGCATCTCGCGCAGCACCTTCTCGTTCTCGGCGTCCG
This DNA window, taken from Paenibacillus sp., encodes the following:
- a CDS encoding GerMN domain-containing protein; the encoded protein is MNRNKKVGWISIIASVGILSGCSLSSSTGSTPIDPPQDLTGEAGGEAVAASAEASTSFNATLYVRDGDGYIAPLSVKLPYDTPDVAKRTLQYMVKGGPGEDLLPEGFSAVLPEGTEVISLDIDTTTKTATIDFNEAFATYDEADERQILEAVTWAMTSYPSVEHVQLWIEGKALKEMPVAKTPLDAPLSRKFGINVERASGVDYTRATPVTLYFLNQTADSFTYYVPVTRLIEWTDDVPGATVAELVKGPLETSKLDAVFLPTAEEPETVVDSTGDRITVDLDAALAGSGEKLPAEGLQAIVLSLTDTTPAKDVQITMEGAAQVLGTDDKDYGSAPVSRPKALNPLEM
- a CDS encoding phosphatidylglycerophosphatase A; the protein is MKYSLDSAKVAAATKEWLEKRNVRTEEIAELVLFLQGEYIPGLTLDDCKESVERVLEKREVQNAVLTGIQLDMLCERGQLFEPLQDMVKYDEGLYGVDEIVALSIVNIYGSIGLTNFGYIDKLKPGVLKRLNDKNDGFIHTFLDDIVGAIAAAASSRIAHTRTAVLPVPEEPEPAR
- a CDS encoding MBL fold metallo-hydrolase — its product is MERYIDRGDGIWQVKVPLPFPLLWVNAYVVKGERGVVDIVDPGLRTPEAETVWREAANAVGFRWEDVRSIVLTHHHPDHYGLAGWMQELTGAPVRLSAVAREQADTLWGPASAERTAAETLALFERHGYPAEGREAMRGHLAGFVPMVSPAPARTETVRYGDAVALGDRSYAALHTPGHAAGHLSLWDEATGRLFCGDHVLPGITPNVSLLPFGDADPLGTYMASLEEAAELPVVQAFPGHREPFGHYEARVRAIRSHHDERLARMESLLAEPMTGYALCRTLFGEKLSVHQLRFALAETLAHLAYLERRGRIVVVEEEPAVRYAAAGGR
- a CDS encoding class I SAM-dependent methyltransferase — encoded protein: MNKPWYERTFCEDYLAVYKHRDVKGAEHEVRAMSAWLRLPPRASVLDLCCGTGRHSVVLRRLGYSVVGVDLSETLLAVARKREPNGIRWVRGDMRAVPLAERFDAVLNLFTSFGYFESDAENEKVLREMHRLLRPGGRFVIDFLNPSYTKEHLVPRSTKRDGPLYIEETRTIQAGCVVKTIRVSERGASARTYEERVKLYELSDFVRMLKGAGLTLLRAFGDYDGSDYEEARSKRLILVGCKGEDV